The following are encoded together in the Tursiops truncatus isolate mTurTru1 chromosome 10, mTurTru1.mat.Y, whole genome shotgun sequence genome:
- the NKTR gene encoding NK-tumor recognition protein isoform X7: MGAQDRPQCHFDIEINREPGNGKGGESIYGGYFKENVVFCKMKSTTKPAPHLDGVHVVFGLVISGFEVIEQIENLKTDAASRPYADVRVIDCGVLATKSTKDVFEKKRKKPTHSEVSDSSSNSSSSSESSSESEIEHERSRRRKHKRRPKVKHSKKRRKEASSSEEPRNKHIISPKGHSERSDTNEKRCIDSNAKREKPVVRPEEIPPVPENRFLLRRDMPLVTVEPEPKIPDITPTVNDQKPSVSKSGRKIKGRGTIRYHTPPRSRSCSESDDDDSSETPPHWKEEMQRLRAYRPPSGEKWSKGDKLSDPCSSRWDERSLSQRSRSWSYNGYYSDLSTARHSDGHHKKRRKEKKVKHKKKAKKQKHCRRHKQTKKRRIIVPSDIESLKSSTRRVKSSCDRERRSRSSSLSSHHSSKRDWSKSDKDDHSSSTHSSRDSYRSKSHSQSYSRGSSRSRTPSKSSSHSRSRSKSRSSSKSGHQRTASKSPRGTASQLSENKPVKTEPLRATVTQNENVLVQPVVAENIPVIPLSDSPPPSRWKPGQKPWKPSYERIQEMKAKTTHLLPIQSTYGLANVKETGSSSSYHKREKNSESDRSAYSKYSDRSSESSPRSRSRSSRSRSYSRSYTRSRSLASSHSRSRSPSSRSHSRNKYSDHSRCSRSFSYSSVSSDDGRRAKRKFRSNGKKNNTSNKRHSSSSEKTLRNKYVRGRDKSSCHRKYSESRSSLDYSSDSEQSSVRVTQSAQEKEKQVQMDMNNKQEKNRGEEKSKPERECPHSKKRTLKESPSDHFRSGSKPKRKNYAGSKWDSESNSEQDVTKNSKNNSRPSSDKEEGEATSDSESELGEIHIKAKPATKSSAGTLLPDGNSAWKSSKQRPSASDSEGFYSNSENSRGKPHKHKHSSKEHLKREHTKKAKEKLKGKKEKKHKAPKRKQAFHWQPPLEFGEEEEEEIDEKQVTQEAKEKKQLSENREAVKENIPQTEKPCEDGSLSGKHNPITVSSDTDQPTKDDSKLSVSPAALNAEENVVSSPPNIQHIEESVPSGVEDLLQTDDNMEICTPDRSSPAKAEGASPLGNSRLDTPDISIVLKQDMPAEHPEAELGKQESSMSESKMVGEVGKQDSSSASLATAVESTVKREVAEKSQTSLMDNKWKPLQGVGNLAAPSATTSSAVEVKALTTVPEMKPQGLRIEIKSKNKVRPGSLFDEVRKTARLNRRPRNQESSSDEQTPSRDGDSQSRSPSRSRSKSETKSRHRTRSVSYSHSRSRSRSSTSSYRSRSYSRSRSRGWYSRGRTRSRSSSYRSYKSHRTSSRSRSRSSSYDPHSRSRKETITFFCLIRRSYTYDSYYSRSRSRSRSQRSDSYHRGRSYNRRSRSCRSYGSDSESDRSYSHHRSPSESSRYS, translated from the exons TACCACAAAACCTGCTCCACACCTGGATGG GGTGCATGTTGTCTTTGGACTAGTTATTTCCGGTTTTGAAGTAATCGAACAAATTGAAAATCTGAAAACTGATGCTGCAAGTAGACCTTATGCCGATGTGCGAGTTATTGACTGTGGGGTGCTTGCCACGAAGTCAACAAAAGACG tttttgagaaaaaaaggaagaaaccaacTCATTCAGAAGTCTCGGATTCCTCTTCcaattcctcttcctcttcagAATCATCCTCAGAAAGTGAAATTGAACATGAGAGAAGCAGAAGAAGGAAACATAAGAGGAGGCCAAAAGTTAAACATTCTAAAAAGAGACGAAAGGAAGCAAGCAGTTCAGAAGAGCCAAGGAATAAACATATAATAAGCCCAAAAGG TCACTCTGAGAGGAGTGATACCAATGAAAAAAGGTGTATCGATTCAAATGCTAAAAGGGAAAAGCCTGTGGTGCGCCCAGAAGAGATTCCTCCGGTGCCCGAGAACCGATTTTTACTAAGAAGAGATATGCCTCTTGTCACAGTGGAGCCTGAACC GAAGATTCCTGATATTACACCCACCGTAAATGATCAGAAACCATCTGTATCAAAGTCTGGACGGAAGATTAAAGGAAGGGGCACAATT cgCTATCACACACCTCCAAGATCAAGATCCTGTTCCGAATCAGATGATGATGATAGCAGTGAAACTCCTCCTCACtggaaagaagaaatgcagagaTTAAGAGCATATAGACCACCTAGTGGAGAAAAGTGGAGTAAAGGAGATAA GTTAAGTGACCCCTGTTCAAGCCGATGGGATGAAAGAAGCTTGTCCCAGAGATCCCGATCGTGGTCCTATAATGGATATTATTCAGATCTAAGCACAGCAAGACACTCTGATGGTCACCATAAAAAacgcagaaaagagaaaaaggttaagcataaaaagaaagctaaaaagCAGAAACATTGCAGAAGGCACAAACAGACTAAGAAGAGAAGGATTATTGTACCATCTGACATAGAATCCTTAAAATCTTCCACCCGAAGAGTGAAATCCTCATGTGATAGAGAAAGGAGATCTCGTTCTTCCTCGTTGTCATCTCATCACTCATCCAAGAGGGACTGGTCTAAATCTGATAAGGATGACCACAGCTCTTCAACCCATTCCAGCAGAGACTCATACAGATCAAAATCTCACTCACAGTCTTATTCTAGAGGAAGCTCAAGATCAAGGACTCCGTCAAAATCCTCATCACATTCTCGAAGTAGATCAAAGTCCAGATCTAGTTCTAAGTCAGGGCACCAAAGAACAGCATCAAAATCACCAAGAGGAACAGCCTCTCAGTTAAGTGAAAATAAACCTGTTAAAACAGAACCTTTAAGAGCAACAGTgacacaaaatgaaaatgttttagtaCAACCAGTGGTGGCGGAAAATATTCCTGTAATACCACTGAGTGACAGCCCCCCTCCTTCAAGGTGGAAGCCTGGACAGAAGCCCTGGAAGCCCTCTTATGAACGAATCCAGGAAATGAAAGCTAAAACAACCCATTTGCTGCCCATCCAAAGCACTTATGGTTTAGCAAATGTTAAAGAGACTGGTAGTTCATCATCCtaccataaaagagaaaaaaattcagaaagtgaTCGGAGCGCTTATTCAAAATACAGTGATAGAAGTTCAGAAAGTTCACCGAGGTCAAGGAGTAGATCTTCTCGGAGTAGATCTTATTCCAGGTCATACACAAGATCTCGAAGTTTAGCTAGTTCACATTCAAGGTCTAGGTCTCCCTCATCTAGATCTCATTCACGAAATAAATACAGTGACCACTCACGGTGTAGTAGATCATTTTCATACTCTTCTGTTAGCAGTGATGATGGAAGACGAGCCAAGAGAAAATTTAGatccaatgggaaaaaaaataacacctCCAATAAAAGGCACAGCAGCAGCTCTGAAAAGACACTTCGTAATAAATATGTCAGAGGCAGAGACAAGTCTTCATGTCATAGAAAGTACAGTGAAAGCAGGTCATCTTTAGATTATTCTTCAGACAGTGAACAGTCAAGTGTTCGGGTTACACAGTCAGCccaggaaaaagagaagcaagtCCAAATGGACATGAATaataaacaggagaaaaacagaggtgAAGAGAAATCTAAGCCTGAACGGGAATGCCCTCattcaaaaaaaagaactttgaaagaAAGTCCTTCTGATCACTTTAGAAGTGGCAGTAAGCCCAAAAGGAAGAATTATGCTGGGAGTAAATGGGACTCTGAGTCAAATTCTGAACAAGATGTAactaaaaacagtaaaaataattcCCGGCCATCTTCTGATAAGGAGGAAGGTGAAGCCACTTCAGATTCTGAGTCAGAGTTGGGTGAAATTCACATCAAAGCCAAACCAGCAACTAAGTCTTCAGCAGGTACTTTACTGCCTGATGGTAATAGTGCCTGGAAATCAAGCAAACAGCGGCCATCAGCCTCTGATTCTGAGGGGTTCTATTCCAATTCAGAAAACAGTAGAGGAAAACCCCACAAGCATAAACACAGCTCTAAGGAGCATCTTAAAAGGGAACAtaccaaaaaagcaaaagagaaattgaaagggaaaaaagagaaaaaacacaagGCTCCAAAACGAAAACAAGCGTTTCACTGGCAGCCTCCACTAGAATTtggtgaagaggaggaggaggagattgACGAAAAGCAAGTTACTcaggaagcaaaagagaaaaaacaactttCTGAAAACAGGGAAGCCgtaaaagaaaatattccccAAACTGAGAAGCCCTGTGAAGATGGCAGTCTTTCAGGTAAACATAATCCAATAACGGTTTCATCAGATACTGATCAGCCTACTAAAGATGATAGTAAACTCAGTGTGTCTCCCGCAGCTTTAAACGCTGAGGAAAACGTGGTCAGTTCTCCCCCGAACATTCAGCATATTGAAGAGAGCGTCCCAAGCGGAGTGGAGGATCTGCTTCAAACAGATGACAACATGGAGATTTGCACTCCTGATAGGAGTTCCCCAGCAAAGGCCGAGGGGGCTTCCCCTCTAGGAAATTCGAGGCTTGACACCCCGGATATAAGCATTGTTCTAAAGCAGGATATGCCAGCAGAGCATCCTGAGGCAGAGTTGGGAAAACAGGAAAGCAGCATGTCAGAAAGCAAAATGGTGGGTGAGGTGGGAAAGCAGGACAGCAGCTCCGCCAGCTTGGCCACTGCTGTAGAAAGCACTGTGAAGAGAGAGGTGGCTGAGAAAAGCCAGACCAGCCTCATGGATAATAAATGGAAGCCCCTGCAAGGTGTGGGGAACCTGGCAGCACCGTCTGCTACTACATCAAGTGCTGTGGAAGTTAAGGCACTGACTACTGTGCCTGAAATGAAACCACAAGGCTTGAGaatagaaattaaaagcaaaaataaagttcGGCCTGGGTCTCTCTTTGATGAAGTAAGAAAGACAGCACGCTTAAACCGGAGGCCAAGAAATCAGGAGAGTTCGAGTGATGAGCAGACGCCTAGTCGGGATGGTGATAGCCAGTCCAGGAGTCCAAGCAGATCTCGAAGTAAATCTGAGACCAAGTCAAGGCACAGAACAAGGTCTGTCTCCTACAGTCACTCAAGGAGTCGATCGAGAAGTTCCACATCATCTTATCG ATCAAGAAGCTACTCCAGAAGTCGGAGCAGAGGGTGGTACAGCAGAGGCCGCACAAGAAGCCGGAGCAGTTCCTACCGCAGTTACAAAAGCCATAG GACGTCCAGCAGGAGCAGATCCAGGAGCAGCTCGTACGATCCCCACAGTCGGTCCAG AAAAGAAACTAtaacatttttctgtttaataCG CAGGTCCTACACCTACGATAGCTACTATAGCAGGAGTCGGAGTCGAAGTAGAAGCCAGAGGAGCGACAGTTATCACCGAGGCAGAAGCTACAATAGGCGGTCCAG GAGTTGTAGATCTTATGGCTCTGACAGTGAAAGTGACCGAAGTTACTCTCATCATCGGAGTCCCAGTGAAAGCAGCAGATATAGTTGA
- the NKTR gene encoding NK-tumor recognition protein isoform X5, producing MGAQDRPQCHFDIEINREPVGRIMFQLFSDICPKTCKNFLCLCSGEKGLGKTTGKKLCYKGSTFHRVVKNFMIQGGDFSEGNGKGGESIYGGYFKDENFILKHDRAFLLSMANRGKHTNGSQFFITTKPAPHLDGVHVVFGLVISGFEVIEQIENLKTDAASRPYADVRVIDCGVLATKSTKDVFEKKRKKPTHSEVSDSSSNSSSSSESSSESEIEHERSRRRKHKRRPKVKHSKKRRKEASSSEEPRNKHIISPKGHSERSDTNEKRCIDSNAKREKPVVRPEEIPPVPENRFLLRRDMPLVTVEPEPKIPDITPTVNDQKPSVSKSGRKIKGRGTIRYHTPPRSRSCSESDDDDSSETPPHWKEEMQRLRAYRPPSGEKWSKGDKLSDPCSSRWDERSLSQRSRSWSYNGYYSDLSTARHSDGHHKKRRKEKKVKHKKKAKKQKHCRRHKQTKKRRIIVPSDIESLKSSTRRVKSSCDRERRSRSSSLSSHHSSKRDWSKSDKDDHSSSTHSSRDSYRSKSHSQSYSRGSSRSRTPSKSSSHSRSRSKSRSSSKSGHQRTASKSPRGTASQLSENKPVKTEPLRATVTQNENVLVQPVVAENIPVIPLSDSPPPSRWKPGQKPWKPSYERIQEMKAKTTHLLPIQSTYGLANVKETGSSSSYHKREKNSESDRSAYSKYSDRSSESSPRSRSRSSRSRSYSRSYTRSRSLASSHSRSRSPSSRSHSRNKYSDHSRCSRSFSYSSVSSDDGRRAKRKFRSNGKKNNTSNKRHSSSSEKTLRNKYVRGRDKSSCHRKYSESRSSLDYSSDSEQSSVRVTQSAQEKEKQVQMDMNNKQEKNRGEEKSKPERECPHSKKRTLKESPSDHFRSGSKPKRKNYAGSKWDSESNSEQDVTKNSKNNSRPSSDKEEGEATSDSESELGEIHIKAKPATKSSAGTLLPDGNSAWKSSKQRPSASDSEGFYSNSENSRGKPHKHKHSSKEHLKREHTKKAKEKLKGKKEKKHKAPKRKQAFHWQPPLEFGEEEEEEIDEKQVTQEAKEKKQLSENREAVKENIPQTEKPCEDGSLSALNAEENVVSSPPNIQHIEESVPSGVEDLLQTDDNMEICTPDRSSPAKAEGASPLGNSRLDTPDISIVLKQDMPAEHPEAELGKQESSMSESKMVGEVGKQDSSSASLATAVESTVKREVAEKSQTSLMDNKWKPLQGVGNLAAPSATTSSAVEVKALTTVPEMKPQGLRIEIKSKNKVRPGSLFDEVRKTARLNRRPRNQESSSDEQTPSRDGDSQSRSPSRSRSKSETKSRHRTRSVSYSHSRSRSRSSTSSYRSRSYSRSRSRGWYSRGRTRSRSSSYRSYKSHRTSSRSRSRSSSYDPHSRSRKETITFFCLIRRSYTYDSYYSRSRSRSRSQRSDSYHRGRSYNRRSRSCRSYGSDSESDRSYSHHRSPSESSRYS from the exons TACCACAAAACCTGCTCCACACCTGGATGG GGTGCATGTTGTCTTTGGACTAGTTATTTCCGGTTTTGAAGTAATCGAACAAATTGAAAATCTGAAAACTGATGCTGCAAGTAGACCTTATGCCGATGTGCGAGTTATTGACTGTGGGGTGCTTGCCACGAAGTCAACAAAAGACG tttttgagaaaaaaaggaagaaaccaacTCATTCAGAAGTCTCGGATTCCTCTTCcaattcctcttcctcttcagAATCATCCTCAGAAAGTGAAATTGAACATGAGAGAAGCAGAAGAAGGAAACATAAGAGGAGGCCAAAAGTTAAACATTCTAAAAAGAGACGAAAGGAAGCAAGCAGTTCAGAAGAGCCAAGGAATAAACATATAATAAGCCCAAAAGG TCACTCTGAGAGGAGTGATACCAATGAAAAAAGGTGTATCGATTCAAATGCTAAAAGGGAAAAGCCTGTGGTGCGCCCAGAAGAGATTCCTCCGGTGCCCGAGAACCGATTTTTACTAAGAAGAGATATGCCTCTTGTCACAGTGGAGCCTGAACC GAAGATTCCTGATATTACACCCACCGTAAATGATCAGAAACCATCTGTATCAAAGTCTGGACGGAAGATTAAAGGAAGGGGCACAATT cgCTATCACACACCTCCAAGATCAAGATCCTGTTCCGAATCAGATGATGATGATAGCAGTGAAACTCCTCCTCACtggaaagaagaaatgcagagaTTAAGAGCATATAGACCACCTAGTGGAGAAAAGTGGAGTAAAGGAGATAA GTTAAGTGACCCCTGTTCAAGCCGATGGGATGAAAGAAGCTTGTCCCAGAGATCCCGATCGTGGTCCTATAATGGATATTATTCAGATCTAAGCACAGCAAGACACTCTGATGGTCACCATAAAAAacgcagaaaagagaaaaaggttaagcataaaaagaaagctaaaaagCAGAAACATTGCAGAAGGCACAAACAGACTAAGAAGAGAAGGATTATTGTACCATCTGACATAGAATCCTTAAAATCTTCCACCCGAAGAGTGAAATCCTCATGTGATAGAGAAAGGAGATCTCGTTCTTCCTCGTTGTCATCTCATCACTCATCCAAGAGGGACTGGTCTAAATCTGATAAGGATGACCACAGCTCTTCAACCCATTCCAGCAGAGACTCATACAGATCAAAATCTCACTCACAGTCTTATTCTAGAGGAAGCTCAAGATCAAGGACTCCGTCAAAATCCTCATCACATTCTCGAAGTAGATCAAAGTCCAGATCTAGTTCTAAGTCAGGGCACCAAAGAACAGCATCAAAATCACCAAGAGGAACAGCCTCTCAGTTAAGTGAAAATAAACCTGTTAAAACAGAACCTTTAAGAGCAACAGTgacacaaaatgaaaatgttttagtaCAACCAGTGGTGGCGGAAAATATTCCTGTAATACCACTGAGTGACAGCCCCCCTCCTTCAAGGTGGAAGCCTGGACAGAAGCCCTGGAAGCCCTCTTATGAACGAATCCAGGAAATGAAAGCTAAAACAACCCATTTGCTGCCCATCCAAAGCACTTATGGTTTAGCAAATGTTAAAGAGACTGGTAGTTCATCATCCtaccataaaagagaaaaaaattcagaaagtgaTCGGAGCGCTTATTCAAAATACAGTGATAGAAGTTCAGAAAGTTCACCGAGGTCAAGGAGTAGATCTTCTCGGAGTAGATCTTATTCCAGGTCATACACAAGATCTCGAAGTTTAGCTAGTTCACATTCAAGGTCTAGGTCTCCCTCATCTAGATCTCATTCACGAAATAAATACAGTGACCACTCACGGTGTAGTAGATCATTTTCATACTCTTCTGTTAGCAGTGATGATGGAAGACGAGCCAAGAGAAAATTTAGatccaatgggaaaaaaaataacacctCCAATAAAAGGCACAGCAGCAGCTCTGAAAAGACACTTCGTAATAAATATGTCAGAGGCAGAGACAAGTCTTCATGTCATAGAAAGTACAGTGAAAGCAGGTCATCTTTAGATTATTCTTCAGACAGTGAACAGTCAAGTGTTCGGGTTACACAGTCAGCccaggaaaaagagaagcaagtCCAAATGGACATGAATaataaacaggagaaaaacagaggtgAAGAGAAATCTAAGCCTGAACGGGAATGCCCTCattcaaaaaaaagaactttgaaagaAAGTCCTTCTGATCACTTTAGAAGTGGCAGTAAGCCCAAAAGGAAGAATTATGCTGGGAGTAAATGGGACTCTGAGTCAAATTCTGAACAAGATGTAactaaaaacagtaaaaataattcCCGGCCATCTTCTGATAAGGAGGAAGGTGAAGCCACTTCAGATTCTGAGTCAGAGTTGGGTGAAATTCACATCAAAGCCAAACCAGCAACTAAGTCTTCAGCAGGTACTTTACTGCCTGATGGTAATAGTGCCTGGAAATCAAGCAAACAGCGGCCATCAGCCTCTGATTCTGAGGGGTTCTATTCCAATTCAGAAAACAGTAGAGGAAAACCCCACAAGCATAAACACAGCTCTAAGGAGCATCTTAAAAGGGAACAtaccaaaaaagcaaaagagaaattgaaagggaaaaaagagaaaaaacacaagGCTCCAAAACGAAAACAAGCGTTTCACTGGCAGCCTCCACTAGAATTtggtgaagaggaggaggaggagattgACGAAAAGCAAGTTACTcaggaagcaaaagagaaaaaacaactttCTGAAAACAGGGAAGCCgtaaaagaaaatattccccAAACTGAGAAGCCCTGTGAAGATGGCAGTCTTTCAG CTTTAAACGCTGAGGAAAACGTGGTCAGTTCTCCCCCGAACATTCAGCATATTGAAGAGAGCGTCCCAAGCGGAGTGGAGGATCTGCTTCAAACAGATGACAACATGGAGATTTGCACTCCTGATAGGAGTTCCCCAGCAAAGGCCGAGGGGGCTTCCCCTCTAGGAAATTCGAGGCTTGACACCCCGGATATAAGCATTGTTCTAAAGCAGGATATGCCAGCAGAGCATCCTGAGGCAGAGTTGGGAAAACAGGAAAGCAGCATGTCAGAAAGCAAAATGGTGGGTGAGGTGGGAAAGCAGGACAGCAGCTCCGCCAGCTTGGCCACTGCTGTAGAAAGCACTGTGAAGAGAGAGGTGGCTGAGAAAAGCCAGACCAGCCTCATGGATAATAAATGGAAGCCCCTGCAAGGTGTGGGGAACCTGGCAGCACCGTCTGCTACTACATCAAGTGCTGTGGAAGTTAAGGCACTGACTACTGTGCCTGAAATGAAACCACAAGGCTTGAGaatagaaattaaaagcaaaaataaagttcGGCCTGGGTCTCTCTTTGATGAAGTAAGAAAGACAGCACGCTTAAACCGGAGGCCAAGAAATCAGGAGAGTTCGAGTGATGAGCAGACGCCTAGTCGGGATGGTGATAGCCAGTCCAGGAGTCCAAGCAGATCTCGAAGTAAATCTGAGACCAAGTCAAGGCACAGAACAAGGTCTGTCTCCTACAGTCACTCAAGGAGTCGATCGAGAAGTTCCACATCATCTTATCG ATCAAGAAGCTACTCCAGAAGTCGGAGCAGAGGGTGGTACAGCAGAGGCCGCACAAGAAGCCGGAGCAGTTCCTACCGCAGTTACAAAAGCCATAG GACGTCCAGCAGGAGCAGATCCAGGAGCAGCTCGTACGATCCCCACAGTCGGTCCAG AAAAGAAACTAtaacatttttctgtttaataCG CAGGTCCTACACCTACGATAGCTACTATAGCAGGAGTCGGAGTCGAAGTAGAAGCCAGAGGAGCGACAGTTATCACCGAGGCAGAAGCTACAATAGGCGGTCCAG GAGTTGTAGATCTTATGGCTCTGACAGTGAAAGTGACCGAAGTTACTCTCATCATCGGAGTCCCAGTGAAAGCAGCAGATATAGTTGA